In Denticeps clupeoides chromosome 1, fDenClu1.1, whole genome shotgun sequence, a single window of DNA contains:
- the slc4a1ap gene encoding kanadaptin — protein MASSECAMETEQPERQNGNDGGEEGPGVNNDTAENSDTNAELVGDGASERTDEPFKKPAVFAAPSVSGARAGRKAPGNKCAGQRPGEDENSDEVSPEPSPNGVSGFERPDGPQQHVKPGTAGNAKAAPAGRFKAGPPLPYSEPPWGGPPGPRYELEILKSGRIVDKVPLGQRGHFVVGRLPVCDVSLEHPSISRYHAVLQFRAFGGGEGVVGEEVGFYAYDLGSTHGTTVNKNKIPPKTYVRLKVGHVLKFGGSTRLFILQGPESDEEAESELTVTELKERARTQRKELERRMMGGGSDDEEEEKDGEKESSSSGVSSKEDSGCSWGMADEAAQEEDENEENPFATEFHEDQEAAYLKDPKKALQGFYDREGEELEFDYEDKGHGTWLCRIKLPVDDAVGRQLVAEVTHSGKKKEAAVQCCLEACRMLEARGLLRQEAVSRKRKKKNWEEEDYYDSDDDTFLDRTGAVEKKRMERMKKAGKIEEGPETHESLITKLAQVEKEITETENRLSSSGRGSSSSSEDTLDAFMSVVRSEVALDGVERKKLHVHTAELRKEAKRLSRLVDLTRPTQLPSLQTISSSASSDPEKPKKPPLPLFGAMKGGSKFKLKTGTIGKLPPKRANLPVELFNMKEMPSGDVEEEEEEVDTGSKTCTVVEEVQLDSQQPHADEEEEHCGIMEKRKEEAPSYSSKVQRDCDIREHDRSRGVQEDHSQEIAEPHTGLKKEESSVRPSPKKSVQKKKMIGPGRPPTTMSSQYPEDDPDYCVWVPPSGQTGDGRTHLNDKYGY, from the exons ATGGCGTCCTCCGAGTGCGCAATGGAAACGGAGCAACCTGAGCGGCAAAACGGGAATGATGGCGGCGAGGAAGGGCCTGGGGTAAATAATGACACCGCCGAAAACAGCGACACGAACGCAGAGCTGGTCGGCGACGGTGCGAGCGAACGCACGGATGAGCCCTTTAAGAAGCCCGCCGTGTTCGCGGCACCGTCCGTCTCGGGCGCCCGAGCAGGCAGGAAGGCGCCCGGCAACAAGTGCGCAGGCCAGCGGCCCGGAGAGGATGAGAATAGCGACGAGGTGTCACCCGAACCCTCCCCGAACGGTGTCAGTGGGTTCGAGCGGCCGGACGGACCCCAGCAGCACGTCAAACCCGGGACGGCCGGGAACGCCAAAGCAGCGCCGGCGGGCAGGTTCAAAGCCGGCCCTCCCCTCCCGTACTCCGAGCCCCCGTGGGGCGGCCCGCCGGGCCCGCGTTACGAGCTGGAGATCCTCAAGAGCGGCCGCATCGTGGATAAAGTCCCCCTCGGCCAGCGCGGTCACTTTGTGGTGGGACGCCTGCCCGTGTGCGACGTGTCGCTGGAACACCCGTCCATCTCCCGGTACCACGCCGTGCTCCAGTTCCGGGCTTTTGGCGGAGGCGAGGGGGTCGTCGGGGAGGAGGTGGGGTTTTATGCCTACGACCTGGGCAGCACGCACGGCACGACCGTCAACAAGAACAAAATCCCTCCGAAGACCTACGTCAGGCTGAAGGTCGGACATGTGCTGAAGTTCGGGGGCAGCACCAGACTCTTCATACTACAG ggccCTGAATCAGATGAAGAGGCTGAGTCAGAACTTACTGTCACTGAGCTGAAGGAGAGAGCAAGGACACAGCGCaaggagctggagaggaggatgaTGGGAGGTGGGTctgatgatgaagaggaagaaaaggatGGAGAGAAGGAAAGCAGCAGCTCAGGCGTGAGCTCCAAAGAGGACTCTGGATGCTCTTGGGGAATGG CGGATGAGGCTGCTCAGGAGGAGGATGAGAATGAGGAGAACCCCTTTGCCACAGAGTTTCACGAAGACCAGGAAGCTGCTTATTTGAAGGACCCTAAAAAAGCACTTCAGGGATTTTATGACCGAGAAg GAGAGGAGTTGGAATTTGATTATGAGGATAAAGGCCATGGGACTTGGTTATGTCGGATTAA GTTGCCAGTTGACGATGCTGTAGGCAGGCAGCTAGTTGCTGAGGTAACACACTCCGGTAAGAAGAAGGAGGCAGCTGTCCAGTGTTGCCTGGAGGCTTGTCGGATGCTTGAGGCTCGGGGTTTATTGAGGCAGGAAGCAG tgtccCGCAAGCGCAAAAAGAAGAACTGGGAGGAGGAAGACTATTACGATAGCGATGATGACACTTTCTTGGATCGGACAGGGGCGGTGGAAAAAAAGAGGATGGAGCGCATGAAGAAGGCAGGGAAGATTGAGGAGGGGCCAGAGACCCATGAATCATTG ATCACCAAGTTGGCCCAGGTGGAGAAAGAAATCACAGAAACAGAGAACAGGCTCAGTTCGTCAGGGAGAG gctcttcatcatcatctgagGACACTCTGGATGCATTCATGAGTGTGGTGCGCAGTGAGGTAGCACTGGACGGAGTAGAGAGGAAGAAGCTACATGTGCACACAGCTGAGCTGCGGAAAGAGGCAAAGCGACTAAGCAGGCTGGTGGATCTGACCCGACCCACCCAGCTGCCCTCACTGCAGACCAT CTCTAGCAGTGCCTCTTCAGACCCAGAGAAGCCAAAGAAACCACCTCTGCCTCTGTTTGGTGCCATGAAGGGCGGCAGCAAGTTCAAGCTGAAAACTGGTACCATTGGG AAACTACCCCCTAAGCGGGCAAACCTGCCAGTTGAGCTCTTCAACATGAAGGAAATGCCTTCTGGAGAtgttgaggaggaggaagaggaggtagACACTGGATCGAAAACCTGTACAGTTGTTGAGGAAGTCCAACTGGATTCTCAGCAGCCCCatgctgatgaggaggaggagcactGCGGCATcatggaaaaaagaaaggaggaagcTCCCTCATACTCATCAAAAG TTCAACGTGATTGTGACATACGGGAACATGATCGGTCACGTGGTGTACAGGAGGACCATTCACAGGAAATTGCTGAACCTCATACAG GCTTAAAGAAGGAAGAATCATCAGTCCGACCGAGTCCAAAAAAGAGTGtccaaaaaaagaagatgatTGGTCCCGGCCGA CCTCCCACCACTATGTCTTCACAGTATCCTGAAGATGACCCAGACTACTGTGTCTGGGTACCACCATCAG